The stretch of DNA TTTGGCCAATTTTTACCAGATCCTGCCAGAAAATGCCGGGGTTTAGGGCCGAAAGCTCAACTTCTAAATGGACTTGTTGTGAAGCGGCAAGAGCTGCTCACGGTGGCTACGCATTGTGTCTACAAACTTAGCAAACAGATAGTCGGCATCGTGGGGGCCAGGGCTGGCCTCCGGGTGGTACTGCACCGAGAATAGGGGCAGGGTCTTGTGGGCCAGCCCGGCCACGGTCTGATCGTTCAAGTTGAGGTGGGTCACGGTGACGGTGTCCTGGGGAATGGAGGTGGCATCGAGGGCGAAACCGTGATTTTGGCTGGTAATCTCGACCTGACGTTCCAGGCCACAGGGCTGGTTCAGCCCCCGGTGCCCAAACCGCAGCTTGAAGGTCGAAGCCCCCAGAGACAGCCCTAGAATCTGGTGGCCCATACAGATGCCAAACGTGGGCAGCGAGTAGTCCAGGAGAGCCTGCACCAGTTCCGGCGCTTTGGTCACCGCCGCTGGGTCGCCGGGGCCGTTGGAGAGAAAAATACCGTCGGGCCGATAGCTCATGATTTGCTCGGCGGTGGTGCTGGCCGGAACCACAATCACCCGACAGCCGTAGCTGGCCAGGCGGCGCAGAATGTTGCGCTTGACGCCAAAATCAACCGCCACAACCGTAAGCGGAGCCTGGTCGCCGGAGACCGGTGCCGCGGGGCCAAACTCCCAGACCGGGTCGGTGCCCTGGG from Leptolyngbya sp. KIOST-1 encodes:
- the carA gene encoding glutamine-hydrolyzing carbamoyl-phosphate synthase small subunit, translated to MVFPDAPPAVLVLADGSVFQGWSFGAPGTVMGEVVFNTGMTGYQEVMTDPSYCGQIVTFTYPELGNTGVNPDDEESSRPHIRGAIARNICEIPSNWRSTQSLPNYLKTHKIPGIFGIDTRALTRKLRTAGAMNGAISTTVLDPQELLRQLQDAPPMAGLNLVDEVTTPQVYEWTQGTDPVWEFGPAAPVSGDQAPLTVVAVDFGVKRNILRRLASYGCRVIVVPASTTAEQIMSYRPDGIFLSNGPGDPAAVTKAPELVQALLDYSLPTFGICMGHQILGLSLGASTFKLRFGHRGLNQPCGLERQVEITSQNHGFALDATSIPQDTVTVTHLNLNDQTVAGLAHKTLPLFSVQYHPEASPGPHDADYLFAKFVDTMRSHREQLLPLHNKSI